A region from the Caldicellulosiruptor naganoensis genome encodes:
- the ilvE gene encoding branched-chain-amino-acid transaminase, with protein sequence MEEKLVYIDGEFYKKSEAKVSVFDHGFLYGDGVFEGIRVYNGKIFKCKEHVDRLYQAAKAIYMEIPISKEEMIEALKKTCRVNNIKDGYIRLVVSRGVGDLGLSPTKCPKPTIVIIADSIVLYPQEMYEKGMKVITASTRRNSPQCLDPQIKSLNYLNNILAKIEANMAGVPEAIMLTQDGYVTECTGDNIFIVKDGELITPPVYLGALDGITRRTVMKLAKDLGIPVYEKVFTLFNLYNADECFFTGTAAEVIAVTEVDGRKIGNGEVGPITKKLMEEFKKLTLVDGVDIYD encoded by the coding sequence ATGGAAGAGAAACTTGTATACATTGATGGGGAGTTTTATAAAAAATCAGAGGCAAAAGTGTCAGTGTTTGACCATGGGTTTTTGTATGGCGATGGGGTGTTTGAGGGGATAAGAGTTTACAATGGAAAGATTTTTAAATGCAAAGAACATGTGGACAGGCTATATCAAGCAGCAAAGGCTATTTACATGGAAATTCCAATATCAAAGGAAGAGATGATTGAGGCTTTAAAAAAGACATGCAGAGTCAATAACATAAAAGATGGGTATATAAGGCTTGTTGTGTCACGCGGTGTTGGTGATTTAGGCCTTTCACCCACTAAATGTCCAAAACCAACTATTGTTATCATTGCTGACTCAATTGTTTTATATCCACAGGAAATGTATGAAAAGGGAATGAAGGTTATTACTGCTTCAACAAGAAGAAATAGTCCTCAGTGTTTAGACCCTCAGATAAAGTCATTGAACTATCTAAATAACATCTTAGCAAAGATTGAGGCAAACATGGCAGGTGTACCAGAGGCTATAATGCTCACACAAGATGGTTATGTTACAGAGTGCACGGGTGATAATATCTTCATTGTAAAGGATGGCGAGCTTATCACACCACCTGTTTATCTTGGAGCTTTGGATGGTATTACAAGAAGAACTGTGATGAAACTTGCAAAAGATCTTGGTATTCCTGTGTATGAAAAAGTGTTCACACTATTTAACCTTTACAATGCAGATGAGTGTTTCTTTACAGGCACGGCAGCAGAGGTTATAGCAGTCACAGAGGTTGATGGAAGAAAAATAGGCAATGGTGAGGTCGGACCGATTACAAAAAAACTAATGGAAGAATTCAAAAAACTTACACTTGTTGATGGTGTTGATATATATGACTAA
- a CDS encoding acyl-CoA dehydratase activase-related protein, which translates to MKIAIPHALLYYYYFPLWDTLFRELGFEVVDTGITNKDILDKGSKAAVSDICAPIKIFTGHVIEGLEKADYVFVPRFARIKKPEYFCPKFMGLPDIIEGTVEGSSGRIISPIIHEKNNEDISSPKIYGILTEIFGFSHRELRLALKKAEEVFLRFKSLLHSGLTCDKALESYRTQRWEEDLKRVKKDGEVTIAVLGYVYDVYDSFISMDVIKKLEAMNVNIKTFEMVPTDIAYENLRHYRKRLFWTFSNRVLGAGLFYLKDPEVDGLIHVTAFGCGPDAIVGRFLQYESDIAGKPFTTLRVDEHTGEGHMITRLEAFVDMLKRKKWARVSHGI; encoded by the coding sequence ATGAAGATAGCAATTCCGCACGCACTTTTATACTATTACTATTTTCCTCTTTGGGACACATTATTTAGAGAACTTGGTTTTGAAGTTGTAGATACAGGAATAACAAACAAGGATATACTTGACAAAGGGTCAAAAGCTGCTGTTTCGGATATTTGCGCGCCAATTAAGATTTTTACTGGACATGTAATAGAAGGACTTGAAAAGGCAGATTATGTATTTGTTCCAAGATTTGCACGAATAAAAAAACCAGAGTACTTTTGCCCAAAATTCATGGGGCTTCCTGATATAATTGAGGGCACTGTTGAGGGAAGCAGTGGCAGGATAATTTCCCCTATAATACATGAAAAAAACAACGAGGATATTAGTTCACCTAAAATATATGGTATACTGACAGAAATCTTTGGATTTTCACACAGAGAACTGAGGCTTGCTTTGAAGAAAGCTGAAGAAGTATTTCTAAGGTTTAAAAGTTTGCTCCACAGTGGACTTACTTGTGACAAGGCCCTTGAAAGCTACAGAACTCAAAGATGGGAAGAGGATTTGAAAAGGGTCAAAAAGGATGGAGAAGTGACTATAGCTGTTTTAGGATATGTGTATGATGTCTATGACTCATTTATCAGCATGGATGTAATAAAAAAACTGGAAGCAATGAATGTGAATATAAAAACCTTTGAAATGGTGCCGACAGATATTGCATATGAAAACCTCAGACACTACAGAAAAAGGCTATTCTGGACATTTTCAAACAGGGTACTTGGCGCAGGTCTTTTCTATCTCAAAGACCCAGAAGTTGATGGCCTGATTCATGTAACAGCGTTCGGATGTGGTCCTGATGCTATTGTTGGAAGATTTTTACAGTATGAAAGCGATATAGCGGGAAAGCCTTTTACCACTTTGAGGGTGGATGAGCACACAGGCGAAGGGCATATGATAACAAGATTAGAAGCATTTGTGGATATGCTAAAGAGAAAGAAATGGGCAAGGGTTTCGCATGGAATTTAG
- a CDS encoding 2-hydroxyacyl-CoA dehydratase — MKVSFPYMGSTIVYKKLFEFLEHEVIMPPKPTQRTMDLGVKYSPEFACIPLKMVMGTYLEAIEKGAKVLVTSGGHGPCRAGFYGDTHRNILKSLGYDDVELIIFDAPQDNWKAFWRNVQKIRNGVPWPKVINRMYTLYRFVQKLDELEKMVQKIRPYEINKGQTTQVWNEIQEKFDKIKTRKELYKVYEECKKMLLSIPTKEVDEKDKIRVGIVGEIYVVMESSINFGIEEILGNLGVEVERSLYLFEWINDNLVPWALRPKRFKEIIKKGQRYIKILIGGHAVETVGHIIDFKERGFDGIIHLMPFACLPELVTQSLIPKISKEVDIPILSLPIDEQTGKANMLTRIEAFVDLLRNRKKGRTKEVFVNEFQQHADEERVVVV, encoded by the coding sequence ATGAAGGTTTCGTTTCCGTATATGGGTTCGACGATTGTATATAAAAAACTTTTTGAGTTTTTAGAGCATGAGGTTATAATGCCCCCAAAACCAACTCAGAGGACGATGGACTTAGGTGTAAAATACTCACCCGAGTTTGCTTGCATTCCTTTGAAGATGGTCATGGGCACATATTTGGAAGCTATTGAAAAGGGTGCAAAGGTGCTTGTGACCTCTGGTGGGCACGGGCCTTGCAGGGCAGGTTTTTATGGCGATACTCACAGGAACATTTTAAAGTCGCTTGGTTATGACGATGTTGAGCTTATAATATTCGACGCACCACAGGATAACTGGAAAGCATTTTGGAGAAATGTCCAAAAAATCCGAAATGGTGTTCCATGGCCTAAAGTAATAAACAGAATGTATACATTATACAGGTTTGTCCAGAAGTTAGATGAGCTTGAAAAAATGGTTCAAAAGATAAGACCTTATGAAATCAATAAAGGTCAGACAACTCAAGTGTGGAATGAGATCCAAGAAAAGTTTGACAAGATAAAGACACGAAAAGAGCTTTATAAGGTATATGAAGAGTGTAAAAAAATGCTTCTTAGCATTCCAACAAAAGAGGTTGATGAGAAAGACAAAATTAGAGTTGGAATTGTTGGTGAGATTTACGTTGTTATGGAAAGTTCAATTAATTTTGGCATAGAAGAGATTTTAGGCAATCTTGGTGTTGAGGTTGAAAGAAGCTTATATCTTTTTGAGTGGATAAACGACAATTTGGTCCCATGGGCACTTCGACCGAAGAGATTTAAAGAGATAATTAAAAAAGGACAAAGATATATAAAGATTCTAATAGGTGGGCATGCAGTTGAAACAGTTGGACACATTATAGACTTTAAGGAAAGAGGGTTTGATGGAATAATACACCTTATGCCCTTTGCATGTTTGCCAGAGCTTGTGACACAAAGTTTAATTCCTAAGATTTCAAAAGAAGTTGATATTCCAATTTTATCTTTGCCAATTGATGAGCAAACAGGAAAAGCAAATATGCTAACAAGAATAGAAGCCTTTGTTGACCTTTTGAGAAATAGAAAGAAAGGAAGGACAAAAGAGGTTTTTGTAAATGAGTTTCAACAACATGCTGATGAAGAAAGGGTTGTAGTGGTATGA
- a CDS encoding M20/M25/M40 family metallo-hydrolase: MCAIESYPGKEEELKEFVENELSEMLVFYDDDKQNNLFVERGKNPKVLLNAHLDSVGSEEMGKNWMMEVVYDEKTGRIKGNGTRPIGADDRCGIAIILALLRFTHYQFKFLFTTSCEDEHRGVIFFIENHPEFFRGVNLVIGLDRRGFGDVVCSYGGKDICFKKDLHDKVIEIGKSLGIPAKKEKSPHIADIRYIADRFGISSFCLSVGYYNPHTTSEYAVLDEVVKTYEWMCRILEYVQ, from the coding sequence ATGTGCGCGATAGAGTCCTACCCTGGCAAAGAGGAAGAGCTGAAAGAGTTTGTAGAAAATGAACTGAGTGAGATGCTGGTTTTCTATGATGATGACAAGCAAAACAATCTATTTGTTGAAAGAGGAAAAAATCCAAAAGTACTTTTAAATGCCCATCTTGACTCTGTTGGTAGCGAAGAGATGGGCAAGAATTGGATGATGGAAGTGGTTTACGATGAGAAAACCGGCAGAATAAAAGGAAATGGTACACGCCCAATAGGTGCTGATGACAGATGCGGAATTGCAATCATTTTGGCTCTTTTAAGATTTACCCACTACCAGTTCAAATTTCTCTTCACAACTTCCTGCGAAGACGAACATAGGGGAGTAATATTTTTCATTGAAAATCATCCAGAGTTTTTCAGAGGTGTAAATCTTGTGATTGGACTTGACAGACGGGGTTTTGGCGATGTTGTCTGCAGCTATGGTGGCAAAGATATATGTTTTAAAAAAGACTTGCATGACAAGGTGATTGAAATAGGCAAAAGTTTAGGAATTCCAGCAAAGAAAGAAAAAAGTCCTCACATTGCCGATATAAGATACATCGCTGACAGGTTTGGGATAAGCAGCTTTTGTCTTTCTGTTGGTTATTACAATCCTCACACCACATCTGAATATGCAGTGCTGGATGAGGTTGTCAAAACGTACGAGTGGATGTGCAGAATATTAGAATATGTGCAGTAA
- a CDS encoding acyl-CoA dehydratase activase: MKSIYIGVDVGSVSTNVVAIDKDVNVLFKTYIRTNGQPIDSVKEGIKQLKESLGNVEVLGVGTTGSGRQLAGAILGADVIKNEITAHATATIHFVPNVRTIFEIGGQDSKIIIIKDQMVVDFAMNTVCAAGTGSFLDHQAERLKIPIEQFGDLALSAKNSVRIAGRCTVFAESDMIAKQQFGFSKAEIIRGLCDALVRNYLNNVGRGKNLEPPFVFQGGVAANKGIKAAFERELKSEIIVPEHFNVMGAIGSAILAKDYIEKTKAKTKFRGFDAADIEFTTSSFECKGCSNRCEVVKVSMEGKVIAMWGDRCGKWTNSL, translated from the coding sequence ATGAAGAGTATTTACATAGGGGTTGATGTTGGTTCTGTGTCCACAAATGTTGTTGCGATTGACAAAGATGTGAATGTACTTTTTAAGACGTACATCAGGACGAATGGACAACCAATTGACTCTGTTAAAGAAGGTATAAAACAATTAAAAGAGAGTCTTGGAAATGTTGAGGTCTTAGGGGTTGGCACAACTGGTTCAGGCAGACAGCTTGCAGGAGCAATCTTGGGTGCGGATGTTATAAAAAACGAAATAACAGCGCATGCGACAGCCACAATCCATTTTGTTCCAAATGTTAGGACAATCTTTGAGATAGGAGGACAGGACTCAAAAATAATAATTATCAAAGACCAGATGGTTGTGGACTTTGCAATGAACACTGTATGTGCAGCTGGCACGGGTTCTTTTTTGGACCATCAGGCAGAAAGGCTCAAAATTCCAATTGAGCAGTTTGGTGACTTGGCACTGTCAGCAAAAAATTCTGTCAGGATTGCAGGAAGATGTACTGTGTTTGCAGAGTCAGATATGATTGCAAAGCAGCAGTTTGGATTTTCAAAGGCTGAGATTATAAGAGGGCTTTGCGATGCGCTTGTGAGAAATTACTTGAACAATGTTGGAAGGGGCAAAAACTTAGAACCACCGTTTGTTTTCCAGGGCGGAGTTGCAGCAAACAAAGGCATAAAAGCTGCGTTTGAAAGAGAGCTAAAAAGTGAGATTATTGTGCCTGAACACTTTAACGTTATGGGAGCAATAGGTAGTGCAATATTGGCAAAAGATTATATTGAGAAAACCAAAGCAAAGACAAAATTCAGAGGGTTTGATGCGGCAGACATTGAATTTACAACTTCGTCTTTCGAATGCAAAGGATGTTCTAACAGGTGTGAGGTTGTAAAAGTCTCAATGGAAGGAAAAGTTATTGCAATGTGGGGAGACAGGTGTGGCAAGTGGACAAATTCTTTGTAA